The region CCGTCGGCGACGCCTTCTTCCAGCAGCGCTGCCTGCTGCGCGTGCGCCAGCTGCAGGATCGCGGAACGACCGTCGTGCTCGTCTCGCACGACCCGTCCGCGATCCTCGGCTTCTGCGACCGCGCGATGTGGCTCGAGCACGGACGCGTCGCGTGCAGCGGCGAGCCCGCGAAGGTGGTGCGCGAGTACACCGCGGCCCACTACCGCGACCCGGGCTCGCTCGAGGCGACGCTCGAGGACGGGCTGCCGACGCTCGTCCCCGGCGCCGACGGCGCGCCCGAACCCGCGTCCCGCCTGCCGA is a window of bacterium DNA encoding:
- a CDS encoding ABC transporter ATP-binding protein, yielding PTSGHVHVQGRVAALIDLAAGIDPRFSGRENALLLMMLAGRGRAEARAALPEVRAFSGLGDAFEAPVQRYSTGMTLRLAFSAIMASDPDVLLVDEVLAVGDAFFQQRCLLRVRQLQDRGTTVVLVSHDPSAILGFCDRAMWLEHGRVACSGEPAKVVREYTAAHYRDPGSLEATLEDGLPTLVPGADGAPEPASRLP